In Herpetosiphonaceae bacterium, the genomic stretch CGGGCCGATCACGCCGATCCAGCTTGTGACGCTCGACCTGCCGCTGACGGCCTACCTGCCGACCGACTACATCGACGACGATACGCTGCGGCTGCGCGTCTATCAAAAGCTGGCGCAGGCGGCGACGACCCAGGATATTCTGTATCTGCGCGCGGAGCTGCGCGACCGCTTCGGTCCGATTCCGGAGCCAGCCGAGCATCTGCTGCTCTGGTTGCAGCTTAAGGTGCTGGCGCTACGGGCGGGCGTGTCCTCGATCTCCACATCGGACGACGAGATCACGATTCGTCTGCCGAGCAGCGGCGTTATCGACCGTGCGGCGTTGCAGCGGCAGTTCGGCCAGAGCGTGCGCTTCGGGCCGCAGTTTGCGCGGGTCAACCGGCGGGTGGTCGGCGAGCAGTGGGCGGATACCGTTCGCGGCGTGCTGGAGGCGCTTGGCCGCGTCACGTAAGGGAGCGTTAGTCAAGCTTGGGCGGCCACTCGATGAACTTCTCCTGCTGACCGCTTGGAAGCTTGGGCGACTGTCCGGCTGATGAATTGCCCGCGCCTGTGCCGCCGAGCAGCCCGCCGCCTGCTCCACCGAGCGCGCCGCTGCCTGTGGGCTTGGGCTTTGCCCCGCCTGGCTGCGATTTCGCCGGAGCCGCTTTGCTGGGCTGCTGCTGCGTCGCAATTTTGGCAAGCCACATCGTTCTGAGGATCAGCGCGACCAGGCCAATGGCGACGGCAGCGCCGATCAGCATATAGCCGACCCAGTTGACCATGTAGCGGCTGAGCGCGCCCTGGCGAATCCAGCTATCCACGGGCTGCGCCGGATCGGTTTCGATGAAGTAAAATTGCTGGGTGTAGCGAAGCGCGAACGAGACAAGGAGACCTGTGTTGAGGAGTCCAAGCAGCGCGCCGCCGAGCCGCTCCCGTGACTTGAGCGTAACGCGCCGGACAAAGATGCCGCTGCCGTATCCACTGAAGAGCGCGGTGCCGATCAGCAGCAGCAGCGCGATCACCAGCCTGGCGTTGTCGATCTTAAGGCCGCTACGCTCCGAAAGCGCCGCTCCCCAGCGCTCGATCCAAAACTCGACCAGCAGCGCGCCAAGGAGCACGCCGACTAAGGCGATGCCTTCTTTGATGCCGCCGCGACGGAATCCATTTATCAGGCCAAATCCGAGTACGAGGCCAATAATGATAGAGCTTATCAGTGGCATAGTCGCGCCGTCCTTCCCTACCGAGCAATGGTTTCATTCTAGCATAGCCCGTCAGTTCGATCCTGAACAGAGGGCCACAGGGCAGCCTCAGGCTGGACAAGTTGGTGTAGTGTGAGCGGGAGACGACCGGGGTTTAATCCCAAGTGGTTCTATCCGGGGATGGGCGTCAAGCGCTGGCTGGTGCTGCTGTTCTTCGGTATCACGCTGGGCGCGCTGGGCCTATCCTTTCTGCTGCGTGAGCTGTACACGCTTGGTTTTCGCTTTCCGGCCTGGACCTACTACGTGACGCTTCAATTCTGGCCGCGCTGGGCGCGAGCGCTCATCCTGGGCCTGCTCAGCATGGCCTGCATCTTGATCGCGCTCAAGCGCCTGAGCCGCAGCCTGCTGTCGGCGCTGCCTGCCTATGAGCAGCCCGGCAGCCTGGCAGAGCTGGTCTATCAGCAGCGGCGCGGCCTTGCAGGCCCGCGCGTGGTGGCGATCGGTGGTGGGCATGGGCTTTCGACGCTGCTGAGCGGCCTCAAGGAGCATACGTCGAACATTACCGCGATCGTCAACGTGGCCGACGACGGCGGCTCTTCGGGGCGGCTGCGGCGCGAGTTCGGCGTGCTGCCGCCCGGCGATATTCGGCGCTGCATCGCGGCGCTGGCCGAGGAAGAGTCGTTGATGGCGCAGTTGTTCGAGTATCGCTTCGGCCAGGGCGAGGGCCTGCGCGGCCATACCTTCGGCAACCTGTTCATCACAGCGCTCGACGACATCACCGGCTCGTTCGATCAGGCTGTCAAAGCTGCCAGCCAGGTGCTCGCCGTGCGCGGGCGGGTGGTGCCGCCGACGCTGGAAGATGTGACGCTGGTCGCCGATCTGCAAGTGCCGGTTGGCGAGCAGGCGCGGACCATCCGGGGCGAGTCGCTGATCGGCAAGGGCGGCCATCCGATCCGGCGCGTCTTTCTCGATCCGCCCGATCCGGCGGCCTATCCCGACGCGGTGGCGGCGATCGAGCAGGCCGATCTGATTATTCTGGGGCCTGGCAGCCTGTTTACCTCGATCCTGCCGGTGCTGCTGGTAGAGGATGTGCGCAATGCGATCTGTCGCGCCAGAGCGCTGCGCGTCTATGTCTGCAACGTCGCCACCGAGCCGGGCGAGACTGATCGCTTTGGCGTGCAGGCGCATCTTGAGGCCCTGCTGGAGCATGTCGGCGCGGACTGTACCGATTTCGCGCTGGCGAACAGCAACAGCGATCCGGCGGATAATTTCGCCCCTGAGTGGAAGGGCCGCACGGAGATTGTGCCGCTGGACATCGACGATGGCTGTCCGATCCAGGTTGTCGCCGCTGATATTATCAACCCGGCCAATCCCCTGCGCCACGATCCTCGAAAGTTGGCACGTGAATTGATGCGCCTGTTACGTGAACGTTAGGCTACGTTGCGCAACAACCGGAATGTGCTATAGTGGTTGGAAGGTTCGATATTTACGGCTCAGCGGTGAATTGGACCGTTGTGTACTGGGATAAGGAGAAGCAGCCATGGCACGAGTAGCGATTAATGGCTTTGGACGCATCGGTCGCCAGGTGTTCAAAGCGATCCTGGAGCGCTATCCCGATGAGATTGAGGTCGTCGCAGTTAACGATCTGACCGACAACGAGACGCTCGCCCACTTGCTGCGCTACGATAGCACCTACGGCGTGTTCGAGGGCGAGGTCGAAGCGACAGAGGATAGGTTCATGGTCACGTACGGCGATCAGCGCATCGAGATCCGCGCGCTGGCCGAGCGCGAGCCCACCAAGCTGCCGTGGGGCGATCTCAACATCG encodes the following:
- a CDS encoding CvpA family protein; this encodes MPLISSIIIGLVLGFGLINGFRRGGIKEGIALVGVLLGALLVEFWIERWGAALSERSGLKIDNARLVIALLLLIGTALFSGYGSGIFVRRVTLKSRERLGGALLGLLNTGLLVSFALRYTQQFYFIETDPAQPVDSWIRQGALSRYMVNWVGYMLIGAAVAIGLVALILRTMWLAKIATQQQPSKAAPAKSQPGGAKPKPTGSGALGGAGGGLLGGTGAGNSSAGQSPKLPSGQQEKFIEWPPKLD
- a CDS encoding gluconeogenesis factor YvcK family protein, whose amino-acid sequence is MSGRRPGFNPKWFYPGMGVKRWLVLLFFGITLGALGLSFLLRELYTLGFRFPAWTYYVTLQFWPRWARALILGLLSMACILIALKRLSRSLLSALPAYEQPGSLAELVYQQRRGLAGPRVVAIGGGHGLSTLLSGLKEHTSNITAIVNVADDGGSSGRLRREFGVLPPGDIRRCIAALAEEESLMAQLFEYRFGQGEGLRGHTFGNLFITALDDITGSFDQAVKAASQVLAVRGRVVPPTLEDVTLVADLQVPVGEQARTIRGESLIGKGGHPIRRVFLDPPDPAAYPDAVAAIEQADLIILGPGSLFTSILPVLLVEDVRNAICRARALRVYVCNVATEPGETDRFGVQAHLEALLEHVGADCTDFALANSNSDPADNFAPEWKGRTEIVPLDIDDGCPIQVVAADIINPANPLRHDPRKLARELMRLLRER